Below is a genomic region from Mesorhizobium sp. NZP2298.
TATGCGAACCTGTCAACGACAGCAGTCCACTTGAGCAGACTGTCGTCAAAAGCCTCCTGGACCGTCAGCTCGTCGCAAGGGCGAAATCGTCCGTCGCCGGCTGGAACAAGGGCGCACCGCAGCAGCCAATCCGGCTACGGCGTTGGTGTTCCATCAACGGATAGATTGCAACCGGGCGATCAAATCGCCATTGCGGCAATAGGCCGGCGGGTGATCCGCATGCGCCGTCTGATCCAGCCAGGTCGCGCATTCCTCCTGGTGGCGGCAGGACCGGCACCGGTCCACCGCGCGATTGGTGACGGCGACGTGATCCGCCACGATTTTCAGCGGCCTGTCGACGCCCAATTTCTGCATCATGCGCCCCATCAAGGCCGTTCGAGCATCAAGTCCAATCAGATATTCGAGAAAGTTCATGTCGTCACACTCCTCACACAGCAATCATTGCCATGCCAAGCGGCGTGTGACGTTGATCTCCATCAACGAGGGCCGTTCCGTTCCGGGAATTGCTTCCGCTGGACAAGGCCACCTTCTCGCCCAGCGCAGTCAGCGCTGAATACAGCGTGGCTCGCCTGGATATGATGACCTCGGTAAAGCCGCCGTCCTGGCCTGCGGTCCCAAACATAGCGCCAATGCCCGCGGTCAGCGCCATCGCCAGCGCTCCCCAAAAGGTGACCCGAGCGGTGGCCTTCAATACGTTGGCGCCGCGCGCCAATCGCGCCCAGCACCGCAAGGAATAGCAGCGATGCAATCGAGACTACCGCAACCAGTCTCGCGGGTGGCGCAAGCATCACCATTGCCAATGGCATGATCGCACCGATTGAAAACGCCGCCGCCGAAGCCAGCGCCGCCAGGATCGGTGGTGCAGCGGTAATCTCGGAAATACCAAGCTCGTCGCGGGCGTGTGCGCCAAGCGCGTCCTTGGCCATCAATTGGTCAGCCACCTGCAACGCCAATTGAGGCCCCACGCCGCGATCGATGTATATCAGGGCAAGCTCCTGCCTCTCGAACTCGGGTTGCGTCGCCTATTCGTCTCGCTCACGGGCGAGATCCGCCTTCTCGGTATCGGCCTGGGGACTGACGGACACATATTCGCAGGCCGCCATCGACATGGCGCCCGCCACGAGGCTGGCGACGCCTGCCACCAGGACATTGGTCGTGGTGGCGTTGGCGGCTGCAACCCCGATGATCAGGCTGGCCCTCGAAACGATGCCCTCAAGCGCAGGAATGCAGCTTCATTACTCCCTGACCGGAACAAATACCCTGATCCAAGTCAAATGGCTGCGCCGATTCGGCCTGCGACACTTTTCGCGGGCCAAGGCGCGCTGACAGCCAGCTGTCAGCTAACTCATGAGACATTGTCGCCAGAAGGCATGCAACGGTCCGGCCGCTGCGCCTGAAGCCAGGATGCAATTCTTATGAAACAAATCGCCTTATCGCTCTTCGTGATCGCCTCATCAGGCGCCTATGTCTGGGATCAGGCAGGCACAGCGCCGGCCAACGACTTGATCGATGCGGACGGTGCCGCCAATGCCGCAACGCAGAGCACTCCGCAGCCATTCGTTCCACAGGCGTCGGCCGATCCGGTCGCAGTGCCAGCGGCGTCGCTGCGCAAAATTCCCCAGAATGCGCAGCGGGAGCCGACTCCGCTGAGGCCGATTGATGCCAGAGCGGACAACACGGCAGCCGTTGCAGCCGCTCCAAAGCCGGTACTTGCTCCCAGCCCGCCGCAGGCCGCGAGGCTTGCGCCTCCTCCACCGAAGCAAAATGCCGCGCCGGCGATTGCCGAGGCGCGCATGCCGGATGCACCAACGTTCGCGGTGACGCCTGCGGTCTATATTCCAATCCCGCAGCCGAGGCCGGCATACCCGCAAGCAACCGCGCGCGTGATTCATACCGGGATGAAGGTCGCGGCCCACGGCTATGCCGACGGGGTCTACACCGGCCCCGCGGCCGACGCCTACTACGGTATCATCCAAATCCAGGCGCTCGTCCAGGGCGGCCGCCTGACGGCGCTCAAGGTACTGAAATACCCCAATGACCGCCGCACCTCCATCAGCATCAACCGGCAGGCGTTGCCCATGCTGCGCGATGAGGCGATCAGCGCGCAAAGCGCAGATGTCGACATCATCTCGGGCGCCACGCTGACCAGCAGGGCCTTTATCCAATCACTGGGCGGCGCCTTGAAGAAGGCCTCATCGTAATTTCATGCGCGAGACGAGAATAATGATGGGCATGCCCATTACCGTCGACCTCGGCCGCTCGGCTGGCGACCTCGGCGGGCAGGTCTTCGACTATTTCGACGATGTCGACCGGCGTTTCAGCACTTACCGTCAGGACAGCGAGATCTCGGCCATAAACCGGGGCGACATTCCGGTCCGCGACTGGAGCGGACAGATGATGGACGTGATCAGGATTGCGGAGCAAACCAGAAGGGAAACTGCCGGGTATTTCGACATCCACAGGCCCGACGGCGCGCTCGACCCCTCCGGCATCGTCAAGGGCTGGGCCATCCGCAACGCAGCCGAAATCGTCCGTCGGGCGGACGTCAGCGACTTCTTCATCGAGGCGGGCGGCGACATCCAATCCTCCGGCAGGAATGCGTCCGGTCGAGACTGGAGCGTCGGCATCCGCAATCCCTTCCAGGCGAATGAGATCGTCAAGGTGGTCTATCCGCGTGGACATGGCGTCGCCACTTCCGGCACATATGCGCGCGGGCAGCACATCTACAATCCCCGCGCGACTCATGACCCAATCAGCGACATCGTCAGCCTGACCGTTATCGGCGCCGATGTGCTCGAGGCCGACCGCTTCGCCACAGCCGCCTTTGCGATGGGCAGGGACGGCATCCTCTTCATAGAGCAGACGCAAGGGCTCGAAGGATATCTCATCGACAGCAACCGCCGTGCGACACCGACAAGCGGCTTTGGAGTCTTCTGCCAGCCATGATCAAGACCCTAGACCGGCTTCTCGACCACCTCACGATGTATCGGCTGGTTCTCTACTACCTGGTGGCGCTGCTGGGTGCCGCCTTTGTCCTGGGCTTCCTGAACCTTGTGCCGCATGATCCGAGAGAACTCGCCTTTACGACCGCCCTGGTGCTGGCCACCTGCTGGATCACCAACAAGGTCTTTGCACGTATCTTCGAGGTTCCGGCCAATGGCGAGTCCGTCCACATTACCGCGATGATCCTGGCGCTCATCCTCGATCCGATTGCCGCCACCGATGCCAAGGCCATCGGCGCCGTGGCACTCGCCTCGGTCTGGGCGATTTCGTCGAAATACATCCTGGCCGTGGGCAGGAAACACCTGTTCAATCCGGCCGCTCTGGGCGTTGCCTTGACAGCGCTGTTGCTCGATCGTCCCGCCACATGGTGGGTGGCGGGAAACCTCTGGCTGCTCCCCCTGGTGCTTGTGGGCGGCGCTCTCGTGGTGCGTAAGCTGCGTCGGCTCGATCTCGTGGCCACGTTCGTCGGGGTGGCGCTGGCGACGATACTGGCAACCACCGACCCGTCTCGATATGGCACCGCTCTCGCGGAGACCTTCGGTTCGTCGCCGTTGCTGTTCTTCGCCTTCGTAATGCTGACCGAGCCGCTGACGGCGCCCACGACGCGCTGGGCGCGCATCGCCTTCGCCGGCGTCGTCGGCTTTCTGTTCGCACCCAACGTCCATATCGGCTCGTTCTATTTCACACCCGAACTCGCTCTCCTGGCGGGTAACCTCTTCGCTTACGCCGTGAGCCCGAAGGGTCGGTTTGTGTTGACTTTGGAGCGCATCGAGCAAACAGCCGTCGACAGCTACGACTTTATCTTCAGGTCGCAGCGAAAACTCGCTTTCCAGGCGGGCCAGTACCTTGAATGGACGCTTGGCCTCGACCGTTCCGACAACCGCGGAAACCGGCGCTACTTCACGGTCGCCTCATCGCCTACCGAGCAATCCGTGCGGCTGGGCGTCAAGTTCTATCCGCGGTCGAGCGCCTTCAAACGGGCGCTGGGCGGCATGAAACCCGGCGCCACGATCCACGCTGCACAACTGGCCGGCGATTTCACGCTTCCCTCCGATCCGAAGACCAAGATCGCTTTCCTGGCAGGCGGCATCGGCATCACGCCGTTCCGTTCGATGCTGCAATATCTCATCGATCGCAAGGAAGCGCGGCCTGTCGTCGTCCTCTATGGAACAGAGAGCCAAGACGACATCGCCTATCGCGACGTGCTCGACTCCGCGCGGCGCAAACTGGGCATAAGAATATTCCACGCCGTGGCCAAAGGCGCGGTGGGGGGCCAGTATCCCGGCTATATCGACGCGCGCCTGGTGCGCCTCACCATGCCCGACTACCTCGAACGCATCTTCTACGTCTCCGGGCCGCAGAGCATGGTCAAGGCGGTGCGCAAGAAGCTTCTGGCAATGGGCGTTCGCCGCTCCAGGATCAAGGTCGATTACTTCCCCGGATTTGCCTGAACGCCGCTCACCCATGCCGCGGCAGGTGGATGGTCACCGCCAGACCGGAATAGGCGTTGGCCATTTCGAGGCGGCCCCCATAGGCTTCGACGATATCCGAAACGATCGCCAGGCCGAGGCCGCTGCCGCCGCCCTTGCTGTCGAGCTGAACCCCGCGCAACAAGGCGGCATCCCTGGCGGCCTCGGGAATGCCCGGTCCATCATCGACGACTTTGATGATCACCTCGCCGGCGCTCGCGGATGCGCTCACATGAACCAGGGATTTCGCGAAACGCGTCGCGTTTTCCACCAGATTGCCGAGAATCTCGGATAGGTCGCCTTCATCGACCGGCGCCATGAAATCCTCGGCGGCATCGATCACGAATGAGAGTTGCTTGCCCCTTGGCGTACGTTTGACGACAGCGACCACGCCGCTCGCCACGTCTCGGACAAGGCACGCGGCATCGCCGGAGACGCCAGGCGCCAGACGAGCGCGCGCCAACTCCCGCTCGACATGGCGGCGAATTGCGCTCGCGCTCTTCTCGATTTCGTCGGCAAGCTCGCTTTCGCCCTTTTTTCGTAAAGTCCGGATATCGGCGGACAGGACCTGCAGGGGCGTCTTGAGGCCATGCGCAAGGTCAGTGGCGCGCGAGCGCGCGCGAGAGAGGGCTTTCTCCTGGGCGTCGAGCAGGCGGTTGATTTCGTCGGCAAGTGGCTGCACCTCGCTCGGCGCGGCCGCGCCAAGCCGCGCCGTCCGCTGCGCAATCACGTCTTTGACGGCGACCCTTAGGCCTTCCAGCGGCGCCAGGCCGACAGTGATCTGGATGAAGAAAGCCCCCATCAGAGCAGACGCGAGCACAATGAGCGCCGGCGCAAGATCACGAACATACTCGCCAACGGAAACTTCCACGTTGCGATGGTCTTCCGCCACGACGGCGCGAAAGGCCCGCCCGTCGGCGTCGGTGATCGTGCGCATGACGGCAACGGTGAGCTCGCCGCCCGGCCCCTTGAGTTCTTCCTTCAGCAGTTCGCCATTGGCTGGCTGTTGAGGCAAGGCCAGCGTTGCATCCCACAGGGAACGCGATCGAACGAGGCTGTGGGTAGCCATATCCTCCACTTGCCAGTAGTGGCCAGACAGCGGACTGGCGAAGCGTTGATCGGCCAGCGTCGAGGCCACCGAGAGCCGGCCATCGGCTGTAAAGCTCGTCGCCCCAATCAGTTCATTGAGATCGACCGTCAACTCACTGACGACACGCCTCTCGACGTTCAGTTCAAACAGATAGCGAAGGCCGACACCGGCGATGGCAAGGGCGATGACAATCGATATCGCCGCGGCCGACCAGAGCCTGAAACGGATAGAATTGCGCATCAATCCGGCCCGTCGGGCACGAAGTAACCAAAACCGCGTCGTGTCTCGATGACATCATTGCCGAGTTTCCGTCGCAGGCGCGCCACGATGACCTCGATCGTATTCGGGTCGCGTTCATTGTCGGAACTGTACAGATGCTCGGCAAGTTCAGTCGACGCGACCACGCGGCCGGCATGATGCATCAGGAACGCCAGCAGCCGGTATTCCAGCGGCGACAATGCCACCGGAACGCCGCGAAGCAAGATGCGCATCTGGCGTGTATCGAGCAGCAAAGGGCCTGATTTCAACACCGGAGCGGCCTGCCCGCTTGAACGGCGCAGGATGGCTCGCAGCCGCGCCAGCAGCTCCTCCATTTCAAAGGGTTTGGGAAGATAGTCGTCGGCGCCCGCGTTGATGCCTTCCACGCGCTCGGTCCACAGCCCCCTCGCCGTCAGGATGAGGACGGGAAAGCGGCGGCCATTGGCGCGCCAGCGCTTCAGCACGGTAAGGCCGTCGAGCTTCGGCAGTCCAAGGTCAAGAATCGCCGCGTCGTAGTTCTCGACATCGCCCGCAAACCAGGCCGCTTCACCATTGTCCACGATGTCGACGGCCATGCCCGACGCCTTCAAAACCATCGCGATGTCGGCCGCGATGCGTGGTTCGTCTTCAGCCACGAGGATCTTCATTTGTGGTCGCCTTCACCGCCCAAAACACCGCCCGCGCCGGCATCGACATCAATGATCCGGCGCCTGCCATCGGCAGCGACCACCTGGAACCGATAGATCCACTTGCCTCCGGCGCGAATGAGGTCGATCGCAACAATCTCACCGGGAGCCTTGGCGCGGACAATGGCCATGATATCGGCGAGGCCCTCGATTTCGCCGCGCTCATAAAGATCGCGCGCCCGATCGTGGTCATCGTCGTCATCCTGCGCCCTGACGGACAATGGCGCGGCCAGCACAAGTGCGGCCACGCCCAGAGCTGCCAGGCTCATCGACACGGTTTTCATGGAAAGGAGCTGTCGCATGCGGAAGCTGTCAAACCGCTGTCAATCATTGTCAGCCGGCGGCAAGGACCACGCCTCTATCAAGGGCCATCGCGCCCGATGATGGGTGCGCAGAGAAGGATACGAAACCATGCGCAATTTTCCTGTCTTGCTTGTCGCCCTTGGAGGCCTGACCGCCTTTGTCATACCCGCTGCCGCGGAATCCGACCACGGATCATGCGCAACCGCGTCCGCCACTTCTTCGGCAACAATCGACCTCGAGGCCATCCCCATGATGAGCGCCACTGGTCCCAAGTCAGTCAAAGGTGTCGGCGACGATGAATGCAGCGACGGCAAGACTGTATCCGGCGCCCGCGGTGATCGGGAAGACGAGAAATTCGGGGACAGCGACGACTGACGGCCGATCGAGCGTCCACCGACCATCACCCACTATCCTCCTGGAGAACATCTGCAATGCCGGAAATTCAGCATATCCATCCCATTCTTGTGCATTTCCCTATCGTGCTCATGTACGTGCTTGTGGTCATCGACCTTGCCGCGCTCGCCAATCGCAACCCCGTGACGACGCGTTCGGGCGTGGGGACGATTTCCACCTTTGCCGCCGTCGCCGCAGGACTCTTTGCGGTCTGCACCTGGTTCTTTGGCGGCATGGCCCTCGACCACGCGGAGGCCGCCGGCTTCAGCAGCGACATAGCGGAAATCCATGAGGGCTTGGGCGAGATCAGCGCCTTGACCTTTCTGGGCTGGGGCCTGCTCCGGCTCGTGCTGTGGGTGAGAAATCGAGAGCTGGGTACGCTGACATTCGCCATTCCCGCGATTGAAATAGCCGGCGCGGCGCTGGTTACCGTAACAGGTTATTATGGCGGGCAGCTGGTTTACGACCTTGGCGTGAACGTCACCAAGGCCGCGGTCGGAGGGTGACCTTTCGACGTTCGACCTCGATCCATCGCCACGCAAGAAGGGCATGCCTTCAGGCACACGCCTCGACGAACGTTCTGGACGGCTCCCTTGGTGATGAGGAGCTGTTCATGTGCGCTGTCCTGCACGACGATGGACAAGCGCTTGCGAACAAATTCGTAGGGGCTCTCGTCGTCGCCGGGAACGATCTCCTCGACATCGACAGTCCGTTCGAATCTATCCCTAAGCACGGTGGTCGCGGGAGATCCGCTGCTGCAGGACCTCCATCGCGCGAGAGGCGCCATATTCCTGAGTGAAGCTTAAGACACAGCTGGCGAGCACGATCGCGCCGATGATCGCCGCTTCATGACCCTCCCCGACGAACACTGAAACGGCGGCGGCAAAGACCAGGATCAGGACGAGTGGGCTGCGAAAATGGCGCGCGAATACAGCCAATGCCGATCCACCGGACCGAGACGCCAGTGCGTTGCGGCCGAATTTGGCAAGTCGGATTGCCGCATCGACGCTCAGCAGACCGGAAGTCGAGGTCTCCAGCCGGCCGACCAACTCACTCGTTTCGAGCGACCAGTAGGCAGGCTCGACATGGCCGGAAAGGCGGCTGACCGGTCGCTTCTCATCTGGAACTTCCTCCAGCTGGTCCGGGCTATCTGCCGTTCTGGCCGCCATGGTCGCAAAGTCAATTCGAGAACAGGCGGCTGATGCCGTTCTCGCCAATCAGGGAGCGTGTGATGCCGCCAAAGGCCCATTCCCTGAGCCGGCTGTGGCCGTAGGCGCCGGAAACGATCAAATCGGCGTGGACCGAGCGAGCGAATGCCATCAACCCGTCGCCGTCGGCGGTACCGGCGAACACTTCGGTTTGCGCCATGATGCCATGCTGCTCAAGAAACACCGCGACGTCGGCGAGGCTGTTTCGAACGTCCTCTCCCGAAGCTTCTTCCATTGTGGCGACTACAACCTCTTTGGCCTCGGCAAGGAGGGGCAAGGAGTCGGATACGGCCCTTCGTGCCTCCCGGCTGTCCTTCCAAGCGACCAGGATGGTTTTTCCAAGCAGGTGTTCGGCGTTGCCCGCAGCAACCAGCACGGGACGACCGACCCCGAGCACCAAGCTTCCTATATCGAGTGCACGGAAGACGTCGTCGCCGCCATCGGCGGTCACGATGAGATCAGCTGAACGGGCCACCAGCCCTAAAGCGCGCGTCGGACCGCAAACATGTTGTCTCCATTCGCTGCTGATGGAGTGCGGGACAAGCTTCTCAAAGGTGTCTCGCAGTTCAGCAAGACGCTTCTCGATCTCCTGCCGTTTGACCTGCATGACCTCGCCTTCATAGACCAGGCCTTCGCCCGTGGCCACCAATGGCGGAACGTCCGCGGCAGCGAAGCCGATGAGGTGAGCATCGAAGCGATGCGCCATTTCTGCCGCCAGTTTCACGAGAGGTCCTGGCTCTGCATCAACGGCCAAGTTGACGACAATCGTTTTGTAGGACACGCAGGCACCTCACAGAAAATAGGTGGGTCCCTAATGCTCCCTCGCGAGCCTAAGCACTTTGATGTGGGTCAAAATGACGGAGTGAGTTGTTTGCGAACGAATGCATGGGTGCTAAACCTGCCACCGGTAGTGCGTCTCAAATGCAGGGCAAGATGTGACAAAGA
It encodes:
- a CDS encoding FAD:protein FMN transferase → MGMPITVDLGRSAGDLGGQVFDYFDDVDRRFSTYRQDSEISAINRGDIPVRDWSGQMMDVIRIAEQTRRETAGYFDIHRPDGALDPSGIVKGWAIRNAAEIVRRADVSDFFIEAGGDIQSSGRNASGRDWSVGIRNPFQANEIVKVVYPRGHGVATSGTYARGQHIYNPRATHDPISDIVSLTVIGADVLEADRFATAAFAMGRDGILFIEQTQGLEGYLIDSNRRATPTSGFGVFCQP
- a CDS encoding DUF2231 domain-containing protein produces the protein MPEIQHIHPILVHFPIVLMYVLVVIDLAALANRNPVTTRSGVGTISTFAAVAAGLFAVCTWFFGGMALDHAEAAGFSSDIAEIHEGLGEISALTFLGWGLLRLVLWVRNRELGTLTFAIPAIEIAGAALVTVTGYYGGQLVYDLGVNVTKAAVGG
- a CDS encoding FMN-binding protein, translated to MKQIALSLFVIASSGAYVWDQAGTAPANDLIDADGAANAATQSTPQPFVPQASADPVAVPAASLRKIPQNAQREPTPLRPIDARADNTAAVAAAPKPVLAPSPPQAARLAPPPPKQNAAPAIAEARMPDAPTFAVTPAVYIPIPQPRPAYPQATARVIHTGMKVAAHGYADGVYTGPAADAYYGIIQIQALVQGGRLTALKVLKYPNDRRTSISINRQALPMLRDEAISAQSADVDIISGATLTSRAFIQSLGGALKKASS
- a CDS encoding PepSY domain-containing protein: MKTVSMSLAALGVAALVLAAPLSVRAQDDDDDHDRARDLYERGEIEGLADIMAIVRAKAPGEIVAIDLIRAGGKWIYRFQVVAADGRRRIIDVDAGAGGVLGGEGDHK
- a CDS encoding DUF6455 family protein; the encoded protein is MNFLEYLIGLDARTALMGRMMQKLGVDRPLKIVADHVAVTNRAVDRCRSCRHQEECATWLDQTAHADHPPAYCRNGDLIARLQSIR
- a CDS encoding response regulator transcription factor codes for the protein MKILVAEDEPRIAADIAMVLKASGMAVDIVDNGEAAWFAGDVENYDAAILDLGLPKLDGLTVLKRWRANGRRFPVLILTARGLWTERVEGINAGADDYLPKPFEMEELLARLRAILRRSSGQAAPVLKSGPLLLDTRQMRILLRGVPVALSPLEYRLLAFLMHHAGRVVASTELAEHLYSSDNERDPNTIEVIVARLRRKLGNDVIETRRGFGYFVPDGPD
- a CDS encoding universal stress protein gives rise to the protein MSYKTIVVNLAVDAEPGPLVKLAAEMAHRFDAHLIGFAAADVPPLVATGEGLVYEGEVMQVKRQEIEKRLAELRDTFEKLVPHSISSEWRQHVCGPTRALGLVARSADLIVTADGGDDVFRALDIGSLVLGVGRPVLVAAGNAEHLLGKTILVAWKDSREARRAVSDSLPLLAEAKEVVVATMEEASGEDVRNSLADVAVFLEQHGIMAQTEVFAGTADGDGLMAFARSVHADLIVSGAYGHSRLREWAFGGITRSLIGENGISRLFSN
- a CDS encoding cation-transporting P-type ATPase, coding for MAARTADSPDQLEEVPDEKRPVSRLSGHVEPAYWSLETSELVGRLETSTSGLLSVDAAIRLAKFGRNALASRSGGSALAVFARHFRSPLVLILVFAAAVSVFVGEGHEAAIIGAIVLASCVLSFTQEYGASRAMEVLQQRISRDHRA
- a CDS encoding sensor histidine kinase; translated protein: MRNSIRFRLWSAAAISIVIALAIAGVGLRYLFELNVERRVVSELTVDLNELIGATSFTADGRLSVASTLADQRFASPLSGHYWQVEDMATHSLVRSRSLWDATLALPQQPANGELLKEELKGPGGELTVAVMRTITDADGRAFRAVVAEDHRNVEVSVGEYVRDLAPALIVLASALMGAFFIQITVGLAPLEGLRVAVKDVIAQRTARLGAAAPSEVQPLADEINRLLDAQEKALSRARSRATDLAHGLKTPLQVLSADIRTLRKKGESELADEIEKSASAIRRHVERELARARLAPGVSGDAACLVRDVASGVVAVVKRTPRGKQLSFVIDAAEDFMAPVDEGDLSEILGNLVENATRFAKSLVHVSASASAGEVIIKVVDDGPGIPEAARDAALLRGVQLDSKGGGSGLGLAIVSDIVEAYGGRLEMANAYSGLAVTIHLPRHG
- a CDS encoding RnfABCDGE type electron transport complex subunit D, producing the protein MIKTLDRLLDHLTMYRLVLYYLVALLGAAFVLGFLNLVPHDPRELAFTTALVLATCWITNKVFARIFEVPANGESVHITAMILALILDPIAATDAKAIGAVALASVWAISSKYILAVGRKHLFNPAALGVALTALLLDRPATWWVAGNLWLLPLVLVGGALVVRKLRRLDLVATFVGVALATILATTDPSRYGTALAETFGSSPLLFFAFVMLTEPLTAPTTRWARIAFAGVVGFLFAPNVHIGSFYFTPELALLAGNLFAYAVSPKGRFVLTLERIEQTAVDSYDFIFRSQRKLAFQAGQYLEWTLGLDRSDNRGNRRYFTVASSPTEQSVRLGVKFYPRSSAFKRALGGMKPGATIHAAQLAGDFTLPSDPKTKIAFLAGGIGITPFRSMLQYLIDRKEARPVVVLYGTESQDDIAYRDVLDSARRKLGIRIFHAVAKGAVGGQYPGYIDARLVRLTMPDYLERIFYVSGPQSMVKAVRKKLLAMGVRRSRIKVDYFPGFA